In the genome of Streptomyces aquilus, the window ATCCCGAGCCCCTCGACGTCCAGCCCGCCCCGCCGCGTCCGGCACGGCATCGCGAACACGTCCCCGGCGCCGTAGTGCGCGGGCAGCTCGGACCAGGGCACGGACCCGGTGAAACGGACGGAGTCGGCGACCCCGGTCTCGCGCGCAAGCCTGCGCAGCTCCTTCTCGTACGGCCCGCCCCCGACGATCAGCAGCACCGCGTCCGGCTGGTCGGCGAGAATCCGCGGCATCGCCAGGATCAGCGTGTCCTGCCCCTTGCGCGGCACCAGCCGCGAGACGCACACCACCACCGGCCGGTCGGTCAGCCCGAGCCGCGCCCGCACGACGTCACCGCCCGACCCCGGATGGAAGGTCTTCTCGTCCACCCCCGGCGGCAGCTGCACCATCCGCGAGCCGGCCTGCGGCGTCAGCGCGCCGGCGATCCGCGACCGCGTGTACTCGCCGAGGTAGGTGATCGTGTCCGTGCCCTCGCCGATCCGGCGCAGCAGCTGACGCGCGGCGGGCAGCTGCGCCCACCCCGCCTCGTGCCCGTGGGTCGTGGCCACCAGCCGCTCGGCCCCGGCCTTCCGCAGGGCGGGCGCCATCAGCCCGAGCGGCGCCGCCGCCCCGAACCACACCGACGTGCAGCCGTGTTCCCGCAGCAGTCCGACCGCCGTACGCGTGGCCGCGGGCGTCGGCAGGAGCATCGTCGTACGGTCGCGTACGACGGTGAAGGGCTGCTCGGCGTCGAAGGCGGCCGTGGCCTCTACGCCCTCCCGGCCCCGCTTCCAGGTCGACGCGTAGACCACGAGCCGCTCGGGATCGAGGCGCAGCGCCATGTTGTGCAGGAACGCCTGGATACCGCCTGGCCTGGGCGGGAAGTCGTTCGTGACGATCAGGGTCTTGGACATCGTCGTGCGCATCGCCGCCGACCCTATCCAACGGCGGGCCCACCGCCGCTCCACGACCCCCGCACAGCCGGTCCCGGCCGCGTTTATGGCACCCTCACAGCAGGTCGGGACATCATGGCCATCTCAAAGACGGCACAGACGGCAACGCGCGAACAGGGGCTCCGGTGGACATTGCGGGTGCGAGGCGGTCTCCGGCGGGACTGCTGGTGACCTGGGGCCTGACGAGGCTGTTGCTGCTCCTGTTCGTCCTGAAGGTGTACGTCTTCCCCGGCCCGGACGTCACCAGCGACGTGTCGGTGATCTACCAGGGCTGGTACGACGTGCTGCGCACCGGCACCTTCCCGCAGGACGACGTCACCTGGCAGTACCCGCCGGCCGCAGCGCTGGCGATCCTCTCCCCCGCGCTGCTGCCTTTCCTTCCGTACGCGACCGCGTTCTTCGTCCTCGCCTTCCTCGCCGACCTGGTGGTCCTCTCCCTGCTGCTGTACGGGGGCCTGCGCCCCGGCCGGAGCCTGCGCGGCGCCTGGGTATGGGTGGTGGGCGTCCCGCTGCTCGGCCCGACCGTGTACGCCCGCTACGACGTGATGGTCACCGCCGTCGCCGTGGCCGCGCTGCTCGCGGGCGCCCGGCATCCGCGGGTGATGGGCGCCCTGGTGGGCTTCGGGGCGATGCTCAAGGTGTGGCCGGTGCTGCTGCTGGTGGCCGCCCGCAGGCGCGGTGTCTGGATGTCGGCGGCGGTGACGGCGGCCGGTCTCGCGGCCCTGTTCGCGGTGACCATGCCCGGCTCCTTCGCGTTCCTGACCTTCCAGGCCGACCGGGGCACCGAGGTGGAGTCGCTGGGCTCGCTGGTCTTCCATGTGGCCCGGCAGTTCGGCTGGGACGGCCAGGTGCTGCTGAACTACGGCTCGGTGGAGTTCCTCGGCCCGTGGGTGAACGTCGTCAGCACCGCCGCGCTCGCCCTGACCGGCATCGCCTTCGGCTGGCTGCTGCTGTGGCGGCTGGTGGCGACCCGCTTCGAGGCGCACACCACGGCGGACGCGGCGTTCGTGGCGGTGCTGCTGTTCACGACCACGAGCCGGGTGATCAGCCCGCAGTACATGGTGTGGCTGATCGGCCTGGCGGCGGTCTGCCTGTGCTTCCGGGCGAGCCGGATGACGGTGCCCGCGCTGCTGGTCCTGGTGGCGTCCTTCGTGACGGTCCTGGAGTTCCCGGTCTACTTCGCCGACGTCGTCGCCAGCGACCGCCTCGGCGTCACCCTCCTCTTCCTCCGCAACGGCCTGCTCGTCGCCGCGACCGTGCTGGCGGCCGTCGAGCTGTGGCGGGGCACGGTCAGCGCGGCCGCCGAGGACCCCGAGCGGGCTCAGGTCGCGCAGGCCACGGAGGAGCCGTCGGAGACCTCGGTCACCTCCTGACGCCGGGACCGCCCGAGGATCACGCCCACCACCGCGCACTGCACGGCCATCGCCGACGCCATCGCGAGGCACACCCCGGGCAGCCCGAGCCCGGACAGCCCGTACGCCAACGGCAGTTGGACCGCCGTACCGAGCAGCGTCACCCTCAGCAGCACCGGCGCGCCCCCGCTCCCCTCGAAGACCCCGCCCAGCGCGATGAAGCAGGCCATCAGCAGCAGATAGGGCCCGACGCAGCGCAGGAACAGCACCCCCTCGCCGGCGACGCCGCCCTCGGCGCCGAAGGCGGCCATGATCCAGGGCGCGGTCACGGCGAACAGCACAGCGGCGGCCGCCCCGAAGGCGCCGGACACCACGACCGCCTCCCGCCCGATCGCCCGCCGCGCGTCCCTGCCGGCGCCCAGCAGATGCGCGGTGTGGAGGGAGGCGGCCTGCCGGACCGCGTAGAAGCCCATGGTGGCCACGTACAGGACCTTGTACGCGATGGCGTACGCGGCCACCGCCGTCACCCCGACCCGCGCCACGATCCCGACCAGCACCAGCGCCCCGCCCTGCCGCACGGTGAAGTCGGCGGCCATGGGCAGCCCCGTGCGCAGCACGCGCCGGAAGGCCACCCCGGGCCCCGCGGCCGCCCTCAGCAGCGCGTTCCGTCGCAGGGCGAGGAGTCCCGCCCCCAGCGCCACGCACCGGCACAGCACCGTGGAGGCGGCGGCGCCCTGGACGCCGTAGAGGTGGATGAGGAGCGGGTCGCAGACGAGGATCAGTCCGTTGGCGAGCAGGGCGAGCCGCATCGGTGTCCTGGTGTCCCCCGTGCCCTTCAGGATCCCGTCGACCAGCTGCTGGGCGAAGAACACGGCGATTCCCGGCATCGATATCGCGAAGTACCCGACGGCGAGGGGCAGCGCCGCGCCCCCGCCGAGGACCAGCCGCGCCAGCGGCTCCCGCAGCAGATACCCGCCCGCCACGACCACCGGCGTGACCACCCCGAACACCGCCCAGCCCCCGCGCACGGCGGCCCGTACCGCCCCGGGATCCCGCGCGCCCCTGGCATGCGCGACCAGCACGGTCGTGCCCGAGCCGAAGACCAGGGCGACTCCCAGCAGCACGTTCTCCGCGTTGGTCGCCACGGCGACGGCCGCGACCGCCGCTCCGCCGAGCCGGGAGACCCAGACGGTGTTGATGATCCCGGCGGCCACGGAGGCGAGCAGCGAGAAGTAGACGGGACGGGCGAGCGCGACGAGCCGACGCCGATGACTGTCCATGACCACGGCCCCGAAGACCACAGCAACCCCCTCGAAACGAGCTACCTCGTTTCGAGGTAGCTCGATAAGAGGTACCATGGCGTCACGACGACCACAAGGAGGAATCGGCGTGCTGGAGCTGTCGATCCTGGGCTTCCTGGCCGAAGAGCCCTTGCACGGCTATGAGTTGAAGGAGCGCATCAAGGCGCTCAGCGGTCATGTCCGCCCGGTCAGCGACGGCGCGCTCTATCCGGCCATCACCCGGCTGATCAAGGCGGGCAAGCTCGACGAGCACACCGAGCCGGGCGCGAGCGCGGCCCCGCGGCGCACGCTCTCCCTCACCGGCACGGGCCGTGCGGACCTCCTGGAGCGCCTGCGCCATCCCAAGCCGGTGGAGATCTCCGACCAGGTCCGCTTCAACACGGTCCTGACGTTCCTGCGGCACCTCCCGGACCGCCGCGAACAGGCCGCGGTGCTCCGCCGCCGCCTGGAGTTCCTCGACACGCCCACGAGCTTCTTCTACGACGAGGGCAGACCCGTGCGCGCGGAGGAGGCGGCGGACCTGTTCCGGGAGGGCATGCTGCGGGTCGCGCGGGCGACCGGGGAGGCGGAACGCACCTGGCTGGAGGAGGCCATCGAGCGGCTCAGCCGAGCTGAGTCCGCAGATAGTCCCGCCACTGGGCCGTGAAGTCGTCCAGGCTCGTGCCGAGCACGGCCCTCAGCGCGTCCTCGACGGCCCCGGCGCGCCGCTTGTGGGCGCCCACCGCCTGGTAGAACGCCCGAAGCCGGTCGGTGCCCCACCGGTCCGCGATCATCCGGCAGGCCAGCCAGC includes:
- a CDS encoding PadR family transcriptional regulator; protein product: MLELSILGFLAEEPLHGYELKERIKALSGHVRPVSDGALYPAITRLIKAGKLDEHTEPGASAAPRRTLSLTGTGRADLLERLRHPKPVEISDQVRFNTVLTFLRHLPDRREQAAVLRRRLEFLDTPTSFFYDEGRPVRAEEAADLFREGMLRVARATGEAERTWLEEAIERLSRAESADSPATGP
- a CDS encoding MATE family efflux transporter codes for the protein MDSHRRRLVALARPVYFSLLASVAAGIINTVWVSRLGGAAVAAVAVATNAENVLLGVALVFGSGTTVLVAHARGARDPGAVRAAVRGGWAVFGVVTPVVVAGGYLLREPLARLVLGGGAALPLAVGYFAISMPGIAVFFAQQLVDGILKGTGDTRTPMRLALLANGLILVCDPLLIHLYGVQGAAASTVLCRCVALGAGLLALRRNALLRAAAGPGVAFRRVLRTGLPMAADFTVRQGGALVLVGIVARVGVTAVAAYAIAYKVLYVATMGFYAVRQAASLHTAHLLGAGRDARRAIGREAVVVSGAFGAAAAVLFAVTAPWIMAAFGAEGGVAGEGVLFLRCVGPYLLLMACFIALGGVFEGSGGAPVLLRVTLLGTAVQLPLAYGLSGLGLPGVCLAMASAMAVQCAVVGVILGRSRRQEVTEVSDGSSVACAT
- a CDS encoding glycosyltransferase family 4 protein translates to MSKTLIVTNDFPPRPGGIQAFLHNMALRLDPERLVVYASTWKRGREGVEATAAFDAEQPFTVVRDRTTMLLPTPAATRTAVGLLREHGCTSVWFGAAAPLGLMAPALRKAGAERLVATTHGHEAGWAQLPAARQLLRRIGEGTDTITYLGEYTRSRIAGALTPQAGSRMVQLPPGVDEKTFHPGSGGDVVRARLGLTDRPVVVCVSRLVPRKGQDTLILAMPRILADQPDAVLLIVGGGPYEKELRRLARETGVADSVRFTGSVPWSELPAHYGAGDVFAMPCRTRRGGLDVEGLGIVYLEASATGLPVVAGDSGGAPDAVLDGETGWVVRGGSVEDSAERILALLGDAELRQRMGERGRAWVEEKWRWDLLAEKLKTLL
- a CDS encoding glycosyltransferase family 87 protein; the encoded protein is MDIAGARRSPAGLLVTWGLTRLLLLLFVLKVYVFPGPDVTSDVSVIYQGWYDVLRTGTFPQDDVTWQYPPAAALAILSPALLPFLPYATAFFVLAFLADLVVLSLLLYGGLRPGRSLRGAWVWVVGVPLLGPTVYARYDVMVTAVAVAALLAGARHPRVMGALVGFGAMLKVWPVLLLVAARRRGVWMSAAVTAAGLAALFAVTMPGSFAFLTFQADRGTEVESLGSLVFHVARQFGWDGQVLLNYGSVEFLGPWVNVVSTAALALTGIAFGWLLLWRLVATRFEAHTTADAAFVAVLLFTTTSRVISPQYMVWLIGLAAVCLCFRASRMTVPALLVLVASFVTVLEFPVYFADVVASDRLGVTLLFLRNGLLVAATVLAAVELWRGTVSAAAEDPERAQVAQATEEPSETSVTS